CTCCAAGTAAGGGCTCTGGCTCCGGACCTTGATCGCCACCCCCACTAACTGCAGTGAACGGAACCGGGGGCCAGCGGAGGCTCCCCCCGCCCCGGAAACTCATCCTACAACCGCGCTTTCATGAGGGCACCCCCATGCCCAACCACTGTCAGCTTCCATCAACCCAAAGGCACACATTTCAACGCCCTCCTCGAACTCAAGCCCCCACCTGACGTTGCAACGTTTTGGCCCCTCAGTACAGAGTTCCCTGCAGACTTCTCCCTAGCTTCCTCTGCAGCTCACACTCCAGAGCCCGTCGGCCATGTCCGGGGTGCCCCGAGACAACTTCAGAcgtcttctcccctccctgctgggGCCGCTCACACTACCGCCTTGCCCCGAAGCTCAAGGCACAGCCTGCTTGCCACGGACCGGACTCTGACGCCCTCTGAGGTGGAAGGGAAGCCCCACGACTCCCCAGAAGCCAGATCGGCTTGGACCAGGGGCTGCTGGGACCAGTCACTGCAGAGGTTTGGCTCCTGGGCCCCCTCCACCAAGCTGTGTCACCTTGCCAAAGTCACCAAACCTCTCTCAGCCTGCATCGCCTTGGTTAAGGCGAAAAGGAAAAACCCGCGATGCTTCTACCACCCCCGGCACCCAGTGCCCACCCTCCTCAAGGGACAGCGGTGAGGTCCACAGCCAGGCTGCAGTGCGCAGGGAGCACTCCCGGGAGGTCACCAGCACGAGCAAGCACAGGTCCGATCGCTCCGCTCGGGAGCAGGGCTGAGACGCCCTGGCCGGCTCCTTTGACCACAGGGAGGGCCCACGTCCAGCCTGACCCCACTCAGTCCTCACCCCTTCACCCCGGCGTGGGCTCCAGCGGACGGAGCCCTCCCCCTGGGCCTTACTTGCATCACCTCGAGTAAGAGCCACAGCTCCCCTCGGGAGAGCAGGGGCCATCGTGATCCCCATCTCGCAGAGGGGGCCTGGGAGGCCCAGACAGGTCAGCTGACTTACCTGGGTCACGGAGCCCTTTAGTGGGGCTGGGACTCCATCACTTCCAGCTTCTGTCTCTCCCGTGGGCTGGGAGAACCAGGGCGCCAGGACGGCTGGGTCTGGGCCGGACACCTTCCCCGCACTGCCTGGCCGAGGGCCCTGGAAACACAGTGGACAACACAGGTTTATTGCCCGAAGCCCGTCGTAGGTACCAGGGGACACGGTGGGggaagcctggctggctcaggtggggGAGCCCGTGGCTCTGGATCTTGGAGTCAGGGGTcacagccccacactgggtagagagattccttaagaaaaataaaacaagaaaacaaaaaaccgaaAGAGAGCCCCACGGGACAGGTAAGGCTAGAGACCTTAGACGAACCAGCGGCTCTCTGCTCTCACGGCGACTGGGAGTAAGGAAACACAAGACGGGCTGCAGTCCAcatgggggagggcagggccggGCCATGGGCCATAGTTCCTGTGTGTCATCTCAGTCACTCTGGCAGCGCGCTGCCGAGGTCGTTGCTCTCCTCTTAGAGACGAGGAAACCAGGGCAGCGTGAGACCAAGCAGATCGGAAGCTCCGCCAGCTCGCAAGGGATGAGCGAGCCGCCGGCCGCCGGCATCCCTTTGGCTCCAGAGCCCCCCTCTGATGAGCGGGGCCCAAGGAACCGTGACTCGGGGCTATTTTTGCTGAGGACGAGGTTTCATTTGCTTTCTAAGGTGTGCCAAGGGTGAAGTGATGGAAGGAAACGGTGTAAGTAAATGCTAGCACACCTGATGCCCAGGTAGGGCGAGAGAGGCCGAGGGTCCAGCGCCAGACTGAAGGGCAGCAGACAGGACCGCTCCGTGGAGACGGAGACAGGAAAGGACACGCGGAGACCGCAGGGAGGCCAACAGGCATAGGACAGAAGCCCTTGAAGTCTCTCACGCAATAAGTAGCCACGGGTCAAAATTGTGCCCAGGGTACTTGGCCAGGGGATGCCGGGTGGGGGCCGGCGGCACTCAACAAGACCAAAGCCCAGGAGGAGACCTTTGGTTCGAGTCAGGAGGGGGTAATCCGGTCTCCATCCCTTGCCACCTCTGTGAAAAGGAACTGGTCCCCAAACCTGTGGTGGGTGTCTGAGCCATCCTCCAGGACCACGAGGCAGGGGCACTTCGCCCCCTCAGGCACGGTGGCTGAGGTACCTTGGGCCCACGATGACCTCGGGAGCCCGTGGGAATGCTGTAGCTTCGGAGTTCAACTAGAGTGGTGAGCTCGGCTGTGCGGTGATCGCGGGGTCCGTCAGGGACATTGTCCAGCACAGAACCTGGGCCTAGGAGCTATTTCCAATAGTTAGGATACCAACAGGTGTTGGAGCATCTATAAAACAGTTCCGGAAGGGAAAACCACAGAGCCCTCAATCGGGCCTGCTctctttcatttgaaaaaaagaaatcatgcctACTATCAGGCTGAGCTCAGTATTTGCTTAGGGTTTGCTTCTTTGGAAGTAAAATTCACTTCTGAAGGAATGCAGGACACCTGGCATTCACTGAATTGGGACAAACTGTATAGTCACTATGGTCGATTCCTTCTATACTATCCCAAACCTCTGGGCCCTGTCCCTTTATTGGACTCACCTGGAGAAAGCAAAAACGTGCTCAACTCAACTCTCCAACCAATAAGGATGTATCCTCCTATAAGAAAcgaaaacaagaaaggaaaagaaaaacaacaaataagaaataaaattcatttattcctcaGGAAGGGCTCAAGAAGATATTTCTTAGAAAACCCAGGGGAGGAGGGTgtctgtgtgtgggagggggggggtggggagtagggggAGAAACAAAGGCCAGAAAGAGGGTAATGACCCAGATCCAAAGGGTCCCACCATAAGGGACACGCATGCTTGTAGAGAGAGTCTCGAGGCGGAGGTATAGACGCTGAGCACGAAGGGGTTTCGGAATCCATGGTGGCGATGAGAAGAGCAaagtttgaggggcacctgggtggctcagtgggttaaagcctctgccttcggctcaggtcatgatctcagggtcctgggatcgagccccgcatcgggctctctgctcagcaggaagcctgctccctctctctctgcctgcctctctgcttgcttgtgatctctgtctgtcaaataaataaaatatttaaaaaaaaaaaagaagaagagcaaagtTTGAATGAggaaaacggaaaaaaaaaaaaaacaacaaaacaacaaaaaaaccccaacccaACCCCTAGGAGGGCTGTCCAGTTTGAGGCGACTTGGAACGCGCTAAGCCCCGTGCAGGTTCGCAGCCCTGTCCTGAGGTGTGGTTTCGGGACTAAATCCCGGAGGCCCAGGCCCCTGTGAAGGGGCAAGCGTCCTTTCATCTGCACGGTGCATCTGGGCACCAGGCGCGCTCAGAAGACCCCAGCGCCAGCTCCTGTTCCCGGGGACCCGGGGGTGTGGCGGGCTCTGACTTGGGCCGCCTCCCCGAAAAGCCTCAGAGGGCGCCACCTCAGAGCCCATCACATTCCTCGGATGACTATTCCCTGCCTAGTGGTGGCGGCTGGATTCGCAGGGCTGGCCAGGGACCTTCTCCCAAGCCATTGGCGGGGTCTCCAGAGCTAGGGTGGGCTCTGCGTCTTCCCCTGCCCACACGGGCTGGCACGATCCAGCGCGGCGCCTTCCCCTGGGGGGCACAGGCCACCAGTCTGGGGCGCGTGAGCCCAGCGCCGACTGGAAGACTCAGCCTCTCTAGCTAGGCCCCAACGGCTCGGATGCCCTCGGCCAAGTGCTCCCTCCCGGAGCACCCTCGCAAGTGCACACGCAGGCTTGGGGCCCTAGCCCGAGCCGCATGCGCACCTCGGTGGGCCCACCCCCTGccgcagcgggggggggggggcagtataTATAGGGAGGGCGGCTACTCAGACTCTCCCGGAACCTGACAACGCCAGAAGCGCTTGGCTGAAGCCCGTTGGCAGGCCACCGCTCTGTGCGGATCCCGCAGGGTCTGACGGGGAATCTGTGCCAGACGGCACCAGGGATATGGAGTCTCCGGGCCCAGACCAGGGCGGGGGAACCGGCTTCCTCAGCTTGGGCGTCGACGAGGAGCGGAAAGAGCCGCAAGGTCCGTGCCCGTTGGGACAGGCGCCGGCGTCAAGCCCCAGAGACCAAGGTCCCCGGGCCAGGGGAGCGGTCCGGTCACCCCGCAGAGGCAGGCCCTCACCCCCTGCTTCCCACAGCCCCGGGCTCCGACGCCCTGATCTTTCTGTGTGGATCTCGTCCTTTGTAGAAACCCAGCCTGAGGCGATGTCGCTAACCGGAGAGCCCGGAGACACCGGGGCTCCCGGAGACACGGGAGAGGGAGCGGCGGCGGAAGCGCGGGCCGAGTTCGCACCTCAGCGGGGCCCTGGAGCCGCTGAAGGCCAGGAGGAGGCGGACAGCGATGGCGTCAGCGACACCGATGGCGTCGTCGACAGCGATGGCGTCAGCGACAGTGATGGCGACGGCGTCGACAAGCAGGCGGACGGCCGCAAGGCCGCAGAATTTCCACCGCCTGCGCCAGGGCAGCCGGAGCAGGAGAAGCATGAGGGGCAGGAGGGCCAGCCCAAGCCGGAGGGGCCACAGGGCGCCGAGGGGCCTCCGCTGCCGGAGGGCCCGCCGCCCCAGGCCGCCGCCCCAGGCCGGGCACCGGTGGCGGGGCAGCCGGCGGCCCAGCGCATCCTGTTCAGCCGGCTGCAGCTGCGCGAGCTGGAGAGCTTGTTCCAGCGCAACCAGTATCCCAACGCGCTGACGCGGTAAGCGGCCTGCGGCGCAGGGCGCGGGCCCCGGGAGGCGCGGGTccaggggcggcggggggggcgcGGTCCCTGGAGGGGGGGAGCGGGCGGCGGGTCAGGCGGGGCGGCCCgcggaggggggcgggggcggccttgggggggggcgggggcgggctcTCAGCGTGTGAGTCCTCGCGGCCGGCCTACGGAAAGGCCAGCGGCCTCCAGGCTGCCGGGCacgcgggcgggggcgggggctgaAGGCGGACGTTCACGCCCATTTGAACGCGTCCAGCCGGCAAAGTGTTGCCGCCCTGAGTAGAGGAAGGTCCTGCTGGAAGCAGGCTGGCGGGGACAAGGGCCGCAGGTCTGAGACGCGGGAGCGAATGGCTTAGGAGCCTACCTCTGTTTAACGTCATCAGAAACTTACTCGTCGTCACTTTTGTACAAATTGTTcattttaaggaatctctacccCCACCGTGACGCCCCTGCACccgtttttacatttttaagactACAGTCGGAAACTATCTGGATTCCTGAATGTTCTCCCTTCCCTTAGATTTTGCTAGACGTCTTGAAAAaccttaaaagttaaaaacaaaacaaaagaaaaagctggctcatttggtagagccagcaactcttgactttggggtCTTAAATTCGAGCCCCACGCCAGTCCTAGAGATTATTTAAGAGGAAAATCTGAAGTAAAAAAAGTACAATTAAATGTTGCCTGCGGTGGAGGGGAAATGTTTCTTGGGggaaagttcaacctagagagtCCAGAAGAGTGGTGGGGGCGTGGCTTCTGCCGGTGTGAAGAGGGGGgtgctgagggaggaggagggaagtcaGTGAGACCAAAACTTGAAAATAACACCACCAAGGAATGAACAGCAATTGGTGCCCTCCCTTAGCACCCAGTGGGAATGTACTCGAACTTGatcatctcacacacacacacacacacacacacacacacacacagatgaaggGGGGGAAagtcggggagagagagagatggatggaCAGCACCTTATGGGAGGGCTCTAAGTTAATCCATAAAATGGgtaagagaaaagagggaaagtctatagagagagagatcctcagagactt
This region of Meles meles chromosome X, mMelMel3.1 paternal haplotype, whole genome shotgun sequence genomic DNA includes:
- the LOC123934734 gene encoding rhox homeobox family member 2B-like; the encoded protein is MPSAKCSLPEHPRKCTRRLGALARAACAPRSAWLKPVGRPPLCADPAGSDGESVPDGTRDMESPGPDQGGGTGFLSLGVDEERKEPQETQPEAMSLTGEPGDTGAPGDTGEGAAAEARAEFAPQRGPGAAEGQEEADSDGVSDTDGVVDSDGVSDSDGDGVDKQADGRKAAEFPPPAPGQPEQEKHEGQEGQPKPEGPQGAEGPPLPEGPPPQAAAPGRAPVAGQPAAQRILFSRLQLRELESLFQRNQYPNALTRQELARVMNVPEARVQVWFKNRRAKWRRHQRALRLRNMPPVAMVPPVVVNVGGPCRAILIQEPEYMWVLREPVLLGPPPPPMPPFPLVFLPPPPWRPPPYPPCGCPPVVAPGYPPSMVFL